A DNA window from Luteolibacter luteus contains the following coding sequences:
- a CDS encoding cysteine desulfurase — MSIPRLEPSLPSFDSGTEDFGTALISRLANEFFSGAAAGNAPSVSPVSLPHTVAGLPVEPGEVPVNPLEAPQGGQGGNRDIALSGGFPNASAISAPPVHPTVVAAEPEPAPKNEQPPTGTHRPGDTRSHEFGEPSFYAQDLGSRLEVPVKRDGAKPDWQLPGLTEESLAEFYFLKDAPHIPSFSTFGTQPSAFAALPDFNVDGVRKDFPALQQHVNGKTLVWLDNAATTHKPQSVIDATSRFYSRDNSNIHRAAHTLAARSTELFEGGREKVRQFLGAADAKEIVFVRGTTEAINLVAQSWGHQNIGQGDEILVSQLEHHANIVPWQILASQVGANLRVIPINDRGELLIEELPRLLNERTKIVSVTQVSNALGTVNPVQEIIAMAHSRGIPVLVDGAQSTPHLPINVQALDADFFVFSGHKVFGPTGIGALYGKSHLLEAMPPWQGGGHMIKDVSFERTVYNAPPEKFEAGTPDIAGVVGLGAAIDYMFELGIPALAAYEHSLLEYAEEALRSVHGVRQIGTASDKASVFGFVVPGIPNERIAKHLDQQGIAVRAGHHCAMPAVRHFGVEGTIRPSLAFYNNRADVDALIHALHQIVRR; from the coding sequence ATGTCTATCCCACGGCTTGAACCGTCCCTTCCTTCGTTCGATTCGGGGACGGAGGATTTTGGCACGGCGCTGATCTCGCGGCTGGCGAACGAGTTCTTCTCGGGCGCGGCTGCGGGGAACGCGCCGTCCGTCTCGCCGGTTTCGCTGCCGCACACGGTGGCGGGGCTGCCGGTGGAGCCGGGCGAGGTGCCGGTGAATCCACTGGAGGCACCGCAAGGCGGGCAGGGGGGCAACCGGGATATCGCGCTTTCCGGTGGGTTTCCGAATGCCTCCGCAATCTCCGCGCCGCCGGTGCATCCGACGGTAGTGGCGGCGGAGCCTGAGCCTGCGCCGAAGAACGAGCAGCCGCCGACAGGGACGCATCGTCCGGGCGATACGCGCTCGCACGAATTCGGCGAGCCGTCTTTTTATGCGCAGGATCTAGGGTCACGGCTGGAGGTGCCGGTGAAGCGGGACGGTGCCAAGCCGGACTGGCAACTGCCGGGTCTAACAGAGGAGTCTCTGGCCGAGTTCTATTTCCTGAAGGATGCTCCGCATATCCCCTCGTTTTCGACTTTCGGCACGCAGCCATCGGCCTTTGCCGCACTGCCGGATTTCAATGTGGATGGGGTGCGGAAGGACTTCCCGGCGCTGCAGCAGCACGTGAATGGCAAGACCCTGGTGTGGCTGGACAATGCGGCGACGACGCACAAGCCGCAGAGCGTGATCGATGCAACCTCGCGCTTTTATTCGCGGGATAACTCGAACATCCACCGTGCGGCGCACACGCTGGCGGCACGGTCGACCGAACTTTTCGAAGGCGGTCGGGAGAAAGTTCGGCAATTCCTGGGCGCGGCGGATGCGAAGGAGATCGTCTTCGTACGCGGAACGACGGAGGCCATCAACCTGGTGGCGCAGAGCTGGGGGCACCAGAACATTGGCCAAGGTGACGAGATCCTGGTGAGCCAGCTGGAGCATCACGCGAACATCGTGCCGTGGCAGATCCTGGCAAGCCAAGTGGGTGCGAACCTGCGGGTGATCCCGATCAACGACCGCGGCGAGCTTTTGATCGAGGAGCTGCCGCGCTTGCTGAACGAGCGGACGAAGATTGTTTCGGTGACGCAGGTCTCGAACGCCCTTGGTACGGTGAATCCCGTACAAGAAATCATCGCGATGGCGCACTCGCGCGGGATTCCGGTACTGGTGGATGGAGCGCAATCGACGCCGCACCTGCCGATCAACGTGCAGGCGCTGGATGCGGATTTCTTCGTCTTCTCCGGACACAAGGTTTTCGGTCCCACGGGGATCGGCGCGCTTTACGGCAAGTCGCACCTGCTGGAGGCGATGCCGCCGTGGCAGGGCGGGGGGCACATGATCAAGGATGTGAGCTTCGAACGGACGGTGTATAACGCGCCGCCGGAGAAGTTCGAGGCCGGTACCCCGGACATCGCGGGCGTCGTGGGTCTGGGCGCGGCGATCGATTACATGTTCGAGCTCGGGATCCCGGCACTTGCCGCGTATGAGCACTCGCTGCTGGAGTATGCGGAGGAGGCGCTGCGCTCCGTGCATGGCGTGCGCCAGATCGGCACGGCCTCGGACAAGGCGAGCGTCTTCGGTTTCGTAGTGCCGGGGATTCCGAACGAGCGGATCGCGAAGCATCTGGACCAGCAGGGAATCGCGGTGCGTGCGGGGCACCATTGTGCGATGCCGGCGGTGCGTCACTTCGGCGTGGAGGGCACGATCCGTCCTTCGCTTGCGTTTTACAACAACCGCGCGGATGTGGATGCGCTGATTCATGCGCTGCACCAGATCGTGCGCCGCTGA
- a CDS encoding family 2A encapsulin nanocompartment shell protein → MSDPSDVPARLSVSAEAARNLATATVTPPQWDEITPRWLHLLLPWVDVDGGVYRVNRVKQNTQGITVDLLTVDDGEPELPRDYIDYEQDPREYHLSTIQTVLQTHTRITDLYSNAIDQLREQVRLTVEAVKEREEYELVNHPSFGLLNSVIPSQRIQTRKGPPTPDDLDELISLVWKKPAFFLAHPKAITAFGREATRRGVPPPTVTLFGSPFITWRGIPLIPSDKLPIQDGTTSILLLRVGEKQRGVVGLQKAGVAGEIEPGLSVRYMGTNKHSIASHLVTRYFSLAKLGEDALASLDGVSLGNYHEYVYPTA, encoded by the coding sequence ATGAGCGATCCGTCCGATGTCCCCGCCCGCCTCAGCGTGAGTGCCGAGGCTGCCCGCAATCTTGCCACCGCGACCGTGACCCCACCGCAGTGGGATGAGATCACGCCCCGCTGGCTGCATCTTCTCTTGCCTTGGGTGGACGTCGACGGCGGCGTCTATCGCGTGAACCGCGTGAAACAGAACACGCAAGGCATCACCGTGGACCTGCTGACGGTGGACGATGGTGAGCCGGAGCTACCGCGCGACTATATCGATTACGAGCAGGACCCGCGGGAGTATCACCTTAGTACGATCCAGACCGTACTTCAGACGCACACGCGGATCACGGATCTCTACAGCAACGCGATCGACCAGCTGCGAGAGCAGGTGCGGCTGACGGTGGAAGCGGTGAAGGAGCGGGAGGAGTACGAACTGGTGAACCACCCGAGCTTCGGCCTGCTGAATTCAGTGATCCCTTCCCAGCGGATCCAGACGCGCAAGGGACCGCCGACGCCGGATGACTTGGATGAACTGATTTCCTTGGTGTGGAAGAAACCCGCTTTCTTCCTGGCGCATCCGAAGGCAATCACCGCCTTTGGCCGGGAGGCGACGCGCCGCGGCGTGCCGCCGCCGACGGTGACGCTCTTTGGCTCTCCCTTCATCACGTGGCGCGGGATTCCGCTGATCCCGAGCGACAAATTGCCGATCCAGGATGGCACGACGAGCATCCTGCTGCTGCGGGTGGGCGAGAAGCAGCGCGGCGTGGTGGGCCTGCAGAAGGCGGGCGTGGCAGGGGAGATCGAGCCGGGTCTTTCGGTGCGCTACATGGGCACGAACAAGCATTCGATCGCCTCGCATCTGGTGACGCGATACTTCTCCCTCGCGAAGCTGGGCGAGGATGCGCTGGCGAGCCTGGATGGCGTTTCCCTCGGCAACTACCACGAGTATGTCTATCCCACGGCTTGA
- a CDS encoding lysophospholipid acyltransferase family protein: MMRWVYWFGWSLFGSAYRSLFGLKVVGREHLVTEGAVLIAANHESFLDPPLIGTLYHDEMFYLARKTLMKGALLKWIYLAWNSIPVDQDRPDMTSLKAIIKLLSSGKRVLIFPEGERSLTGDLGVAQPGVGLIAVKTNAVIQPIRIRGAREALPRGSARVRFSQISLHIGPPIRLTAEELETAKGKHGYQHIADRIMDAVKAL, translated from the coding sequence ATGATGCGTTGGGTATACTGGTTCGGTTGGTCGCTCTTCGGGAGTGCCTATCGCTCGCTTTTCGGTCTGAAAGTCGTGGGTCGCGAGCATCTCGTGACTGAAGGCGCGGTGCTCATCGCCGCGAACCACGAGAGCTTCCTGGATCCGCCGTTGATCGGGACGCTCTATCACGACGAGATGTTCTACCTCGCGCGGAAGACCCTCATGAAGGGGGCTCTGCTGAAGTGGATCTACCTCGCGTGGAACTCCATCCCGGTGGATCAGGACCGGCCGGACATGACCAGCCTGAAGGCCATCATCAAGCTGCTGAGCTCCGGCAAGCGGGTGCTGATCTTCCCGGAAGGGGAGCGCAGTCTCACCGGTGATCTGGGCGTGGCCCAGCCAGGCGTGGGACTCATCGCGGTGAAGACGAATGCGGTGATCCAACCGATCCGTATCCGTGGTGCGCGTGAGGCATTGCCGCGTGGTTCGGCCCGTGTGCGCTTTAGCCAGATCTCACTGCATATCGGTCCGCCGATCCGGCTTACCGCAGAGGAGCTCGAGACGGCGAAGGGGAAGCACGGCTACCAACACATCGCGGACCGGATCATGGACGCGGTAAAGGCGCTCTAG
- the cmk gene encoding (d)CMP kinase, whose product MILHRAIAIDGPAASGKSTLARILSKRLGLIMVNSGAMYRAVTWKVLQLGVDANDRLAVVEALKGMELQCGVDGLSSTVAVDGVDPGDELRSEEVNANVSAVAAVPEVRECLVSLQRDYLKLGDVVMEGRDIGTVVFPETPYKIYMDADPTVREARREEVGEVDSVAARDHADSRRETAPLKIAEGAAILDTSGHTIETGVAAALEILVSQGFPIPESAWSGDGSI is encoded by the coding sequence ATGATCCTTCATCGAGCCATCGCCATTGACGGTCCGGCCGCGTCCGGGAAGAGCACGCTTGCGCGCATCCTCTCGAAGCGCCTCGGCCTGATCATGGTGAACTCCGGCGCGATGTATCGGGCCGTGACCTGGAAGGTCCTGCAATTGGGCGTGGATGCGAACGACCGCCTGGCTGTGGTCGAGGCGCTGAAGGGCATGGAGCTCCAGTGCGGGGTGGATGGATTATCTTCCACCGTAGCCGTCGACGGAGTGGATCCCGGTGATGAACTCCGCAGCGAGGAGGTGAATGCGAACGTCTCCGCGGTGGCCGCGGTGCCGGAAGTCCGCGAGTGCCTCGTTTCCCTGCAGCGGGATTACCTGAAGCTGGGCGATGTGGTGATGGAAGGCCGGGACATCGGCACCGTCGTCTTTCCCGAGACGCCGTACAAGATTTACATGGATGCCGACCCGACGGTGCGCGAGGCGCGTCGTGAGGAAGTCGGCGAGGTGGATTCCGTGGCCGCGCGCGATCACGCTGATAGCCGCCGCGAAACGGCTCCGTTGAAGATCGCGGAAGGTGCCGCGATTCTCGATACCTCAGGACACACGATCGAAACCGGCGTGGCGGCTGCTTTGGAAATCCTGGTGAGCCAGGGTTTCCCGATCCCCGAGAGTGCTTGGTCGGGGGACGGCTCGATCTGA